Within the Streptomyces sp. NBC_00554 genome, the region GCACCTCTCTCATCCAGACCATCGGCCGTGCGGCGCGCAACGTCTCCGGTCAGGTCCACATGTACGCCGACAAGATCACCCCGGCGATGGAGAAGGCCATCGACGAGACCAACCGCCGCCGGGAGAAGCAGGTCGCCTACAACAAGGAGAGGGGCATCGACCCGCAGCCTCTCCGTAAGAAGATCAACGACATCGTGGCGCAGATCGCCCGCGAGGGCGTCGACACGGAGCAGCTGCTCGGCTCGGGTTACCGCAAGGGGAGCGAGGGCAAGGGTGCCAAGGCCCCGGTGCCCGCCCTCGGCGGCAAGGCGGCCAGGTCCGCCAAGGGCAAGGGCAAGGAGACGGTTCCGACCGACCGCCCCGCGGCCGAACTCGCCGGGCAGATCGAGGAGATGACGGCGCGGATGCGTGCCGCGGCGGCCGATCTCCAGTTCGAGATCGCGGCCCGGCTGCGTGACGAGGTCTCCGAGATGAAGAAGGAGCTGCGGCAGATGAAGGAAGGCGGGCTCGCCTGACGCCCTTATACCGGTGCCGGACCCCGGCCTGTACGCACTGTGTTGCAAGACCGACACAAAGTGCGCCCCAGGGTTCGGCACTGTCAGTGCCGCTGCGTAGGGTTCTGGTCATCCGCGGACTCCGCGGAAACAGGGGACAGTTCGAGAGGGGATCTGCGCGTGGTCGACGTATCCAAGGGCGGTACGCCCGGTGGGCCTGGCGTCAATCTGACCAAGGGTCAGGCCATCAGTCTGGAGAAGAAGGGCGGGGGCACCCTCACCGCGGTGCGGATGGGGCTCGGCTGGCAGGCGGCACCCCGGCGCGGCCTGTTCGGCTCGCGCACCCGGGAGATCGACCTCGACGCCTCGGCCGTGCTGTTCGCCGACAAGCAGCCCGTCGACGTCGTGTTCTTCCGTCACCTCGTCAGCGACGACGGCTCCGTGCGGCACACCGGTGACAACCTCGTCGGCGGTGCGGGTCAGGGGGGCGACGACGAGTCCATCCTCGTCGACCTGCAGCGCATCCCGGTCCACATCGACCAGATCGTCTTCACCGTGAACTCCTTCACGGGCCAGACGTTCCAGGAGGTGCAGAACGCGTTCTGCCGTCTGGTCGACGAGACCAACGGCCAGGAGCTCGCCCGCTACACGCTCGCAGGCGGTGGGCAGTACACGGCCCAGATCATGGCGAAGGTGCACCGGGCGGGTGCGGGCTGGCAGATGACGGCCATCGGCACGCCGGCCAACGGCCGCACGTTCCAGGACCTGATGCCCGCGATCCTGCCGCAGCTGTAGGCAGCCCGGCGCGCAGCACACGAAGCGACATAGGGGGACAAGGCGATGACGGCCGAGCTGGTCCGGGGGCAGAACCATCCGCTCTCCCAGGTCCGTCTTGAGGTCCGCGTTTCGGCCGGCAAGCCGATCGTGGCCGGGGCCACGCTCAGCGATGAGCAGGGCAGGGTCCGCGGCGTCGAGTGGGTGGCCCACCCGGGCGCGCCCACTCTGCCCGGACTCGAGGTCTCCAGGCAGGCGGCGGCCGACCACCGCCTCGCCTTCGACCTGGACGCCCTGTCGGAGGCGGTGCACCGGGTGAGTGTGCTGCTCGCGCTGCCCTCCGGGGTCGGCGGCCCGGTCCGGTTCGGAGCCGTCGCCGCCCCCTTCGTCGCCGTCACCGGGCTCGACGGCTCCGAGGTCGCCAGCTACACCGTCACCGGCCTGGACGCCGAATCGGCCGTCGTCGCCCTGGAGCTCTACCGCAGACAGGACGCGTGGAAGGTCCGCGCGGTCGGCCAGGGATACGCGGGCGGTCTCGCGGAACTCCTCGCCGACCAGGGCCTGCCCGAGGCGCAGCAGCTCGCGGGCAGCATCAACGATGCGGTGGCCCAGGGACTGGCCCGCTCGGTGGCGGCACCCCCGCCCCGTACGCCGGACGCGGACCGCTCACGACAGGCGGCCACCTCGGCGACGGGAGGGGACCAGCCGTACGCGGGACCGCCCCAGGGCGCCTCCGGGAACGTATCGCCGCCGCAGTCCCCGTACGACCTGCCCGGTGCGCAGGGCACCACAGCCCCGCAGACGAACTACCCCGCGGGCGCCTCGCAGGCCGACCCGTCCGCCGTCACCCAGCCGTCCGCACCCGGCGCCGGCGATCCGATCAACTACACCCACCCCGGCAGGCAGAACGCCGCGCCGCCTCCGCCCCCGCCGACCGCACCTCCCGCACAGCCAGGGCAGCCCGCCCAGCCCGTCGCGGGCGACGCCACCGGCTGGTCCATGGAGGAGCGGCTCTACAACCAGGTGTGGGGCATGTTCGAGGACCTGGCCCGCACCACCGCCGCGTATCGCAGCGCCGTCGACTTCGCCGACTCGCGGATGGAGCAGGAGCTCGACAAGGTCCTGTCCGACCCGCGCAGCCGCATCGGCGGGCAGGGCGATGCCGCGCGCGAGGCGGCTCAGGCCAAGCACGCCCAGCTGGTGGACCAGGCCCGGGCCGCCCTCGACCGGGACCTCGCGCAACTCCGTGCCGAGGCCGATGTCGTCGAGCCCGCGCTGCCCGCCGCGTACGCGCGCTGGGACAACCCGGTCTGGCACGGCTACCGGGTGCCCATGGAGGTTCCGATGGCCTTGCGCCTGGGTGATCTCC harbors:
- a CDS encoding TerD family protein, producing the protein MVDVSKGGTPGGPGVNLTKGQAISLEKKGGGTLTAVRMGLGWQAAPRRGLFGSRTREIDLDASAVLFADKQPVDVVFFRHLVSDDGSVRHTGDNLVGGAGQGGDDESILVDLQRIPVHIDQIVFTVNSFTGQTFQEVQNAFCRLVDETNGQELARYTLAGGGQYTAQIMAKVHRAGAGWQMTAIGTPANGRTFQDLMPAILPQL
- a CDS encoding TerD family protein, whose protein sequence is MTAELVRGQNHPLSQVRLEVRVSAGKPIVAGATLSDEQGRVRGVEWVAHPGAPTLPGLEVSRQAAADHRLAFDLDALSEAVHRVSVLLALPSGVGGPVRFGAVAAPFVAVTGLDGSEVASYTVTGLDAESAVVALELYRRQDAWKVRAVGQGYAGGLAELLADQGLPEAQQLAGSINDAVAQGLARSVAAPPPRTPDADRSRQAATSATGGDQPYAGPPQGASGNVSPPQSPYDLPGAQGTTAPQTNYPAGASQADPSAVTQPSAPGAGDPINYTHPGRQNAAPPPPPPTAPPAQPGQPAQPVAGDATGWSMEERLYNQVWGMFEDLARTTAAYRSAVDFADSRMEQELDKVLSDPRSRIGGQGDAAREAAQAKHAQLVDQARAALDRDLAQLRAEADVVEPALPAAYARWDNPVWHGYRVPMEVPMALRLGDLRLPESESLSIPMLVRLPLERGLWIDSGRAALGDSLADSDELRRLAMDTAVAHAGRLLAVHPPGEFTVHVIDPAGSGASSLTPLVRSGVLDGPPTVGAAGVADVLARLTQRVDLVQMAVRGGAADSLPPDLDTAEQLLIVNDFPHGFDDRAVTQLRYLADEGPAVGVHLMMVADREDAEAYGPLLDPLWRSLLRLTPVPDDHLADPWVGHAWTYEPTLVPAGSQVLQQVLTQVAAARRSWNR